Proteins from a single region of Piliocolobus tephrosceles isolate RC106 unplaced genomic scaffold, ASM277652v3 unscaffolded_13949, whole genome shotgun sequence:
- the CUNHXorf65 gene encoding uncharacterized protein CXorf65 homolog, giving the protein MFIFIKHGDNQQFLVNTNCAVVVLLHYIRSKVKLPKTSTIDLCEQTGKMKMLFLMKPTHAEYASKYLTARSTYYVCKVERGPPGRGSGMFPRNRTMPSR; this is encoded by the exons ATAATCAGCAGTTTCTGGTCAATACCAACTGTGCTGTCGTCGTGTTGCTGCATTACATCCGCAGTAAAGTAAAGTTGCCTAAAACAA GCACCATCGATTTGTGTGAACAAACGGGGAAAATGAAGATGCTTTTCCTGATGAAGCCCACCCATGCAGAGTATGCCAGCAAATACCTTACAGCTCGAAGCACCTACTACGTCTGTAAGGTGGAGCGTGGGCCACCAGGTAGAGGCTCAGGAATGTTCCCCAGAAATAGAACAATGCCTTCAAGATAG